In Helianthus annuus cultivar XRQ/B chromosome 8, HanXRQr2.0-SUNRISE, whole genome shotgun sequence, a single genomic region encodes these proteins:
- the LOC118480987 gene encoding uncharacterized protein LOC118480987 — MALARAWTNTSTCPIVGNNQKSDSFLKEVCNKFHALMQKEPYRKVNSIGSKYREMNKKISAFCGYYNNAHSNRPSGASDETVFAITMSKYHTKEGSAFTYVGAWEIFKNCSKWAPVPNEVVRAKRSKTFESMEHSSGDSDVHCHININDETEFDDDVCRLTEIPELKRANGRDKAKKEAAAKKKEALTKNESPSETKVDKLMSKVTEFNEILAVRLKLKEKEMQEAADREDFKLMATNIESLPEKYKEVLQKMKAKIAQKWGL; from the exons ATGGCGTTAGCAAGGGCGTGGACCAATACGTCTACGTGTCCGATCGTAG GTAATAATCAAAAGTCTGATAGTTTTTTGAAGGAGGTTTGCAACAAATTTCATGCTTTGATGCAAAAAGAACCGTACCGAAAAGTGAACTCAATAGGCTCAAAGTATCGAGAGATGAATAAGAAGATATCGGCATTTTGTGGTTATTACAACAATGCTCATTCGAATCGGCCAAGTGGGGCGAGTGATGAAACGGTTTTTGCCATAACTATGTCAAAATACCATACGAAAGAAGGTAGTGCGTTCACATACGTAGGGGCTTGGGAAATCTTTAAAAATTGTTCCAAGTGGGCGCCGGTTCCTAACGAGGTGGTAAGGGCAAAAAGGTCTAAAACATTCGAGTCGATGGAGCATAGTTCCGGTGATTCGGATGTACATTGCCATATTAATATTAATGATGAAACCGAGTTTGATGatgatgtgtgtcggt TGACAGAGATTCCGGAATTGAAGCGCGCAAATGGTAGAGACAAAGCAAAAAAGGAAGCGGCGGCCAAAAAGAAAGAGGCGTTGACAAAAAATGAATCTCCGAGTGAAACAAAGGTGGATAAGTTGATGAGCAAGGTCACCGAATTTAACGAAATACTAGCGGTAAGActtaaattgaaagaaaaagaaatgcAAGAAGCGGCCGATCGTGAAGACTTTAAGCTAATGGCGACAAACATCGAATCGCTCCCAGAAAAATATAAAGAAGTGTTGCAAAAAATGAAGGCGAAAATTGCTCAAAAATGGGGTCTTTAA